The Lactuca sativa cultivar Salinas chromosome 2, Lsat_Salinas_v11, whole genome shotgun sequence genome includes a window with the following:
- the LOC111876636 gene encoding uncharacterized protein LOC111876636 yields the protein MIEAIGQFGPGLKPPSMYELRVPILNNEVKDVQKQLLEHEEEWAEKGCSILSDGWCDYVVQKDIINFMVNSPKGSVFKRSLDVSDVSKDADLLFRVLDKMVEEIGEKNVVQVVTDNASAYVKAGFVGKLLEAKRPNVYWTPCAAHCLDLMLEDIGKQVPKVKSALKKSIFAIGYI from the exons ATGATTGAAGCTATTGGACAATTTGGTCCCGGGTTGAAACCACCATCTATGTATGAGTTAAGAGTGCCGATACTGAATAACGAAGTAAAAGATGTTCAAAAACAGCTTTTGGAGCATGAAGAAGAATGGGCTGAAAAAGGCTGCTCTATATTATCCGATGGATGGTGCGATTATGTGGTGCAAAAAGACATCATCAACTTCATGGTGAACTCCCCAAAGGGTTCGGTATTCAAGAGGTCACTTGATGTTTCCGATGTTTCAAAAGATGCAGATTTGTTGTTCCGTGTTCTTGATAAAATGGTGGAGGAAATTGGTGAAAAGAATGTGGTGCAAGTGGTGACCGATAATGCATCAGCTTATGTGAAGGCGG GCTTTGTAGGGAAGTTGTTGGAAGCTAAAAGACCAAATGTATATTGGACACCATGTGCCGCACATTGCCTAGATTTGATGTTGGAAGATATTGGCAAACAAGTTCCAAAGGTGAAAAGTGCATTAAAGAAGTCGATTTTTGCAATTGGGTATATATAG